Within Kineothrix sp. MB12-C1, the genomic segment CAAAGTCTCCATCGTTTCTCCTGTGGAAAGAATCCACGGAAGCACTTGAAAAGCAGACTGTTCATTGGCAATCGCAGACATGGCGAATCCATAAGTACCCGTCTTCGTAAGAGCCGCTGCGACTTCCCGGAATTCCTCCCAATTGCCGGGCGGCTTCACTCCTGCTTCCTGCAATAATGATTTATTATAAATCAAGCCTACGTTATTACAAGAAAACGGAATTCCATAATACCGTTCATCATACCTTACGGAATTGAGCACTGCCGGATAGAACTCATCCTTCCCATAATTAGAATTCACATAATCAGTAATATCTTCAAACAACCCAAGATCCACATAGGTTCTCATATCCGGCGGGTCGATGAGTACCATATCCGGCAGTTCCTCTTCCGCCACTCCAATGGATAATTGCTTCGTGAATTCCGTCAATGGTCCTTTGTATTCCCAACTCGCTTCATATTTATCCTGGCTGTTGTTAAAGTTCTCCAACAATAACTCCAGACCTGCTTTTTGCTCATCCACTTCAAAATAGGTCCATAGCACCACTTTCTCTTTCGCATTCTTTTCTTCTTCCTGCAGCGATTTGTCTTCCTTAACCGCTTCGCGCCCACAGCCCATAAGTCCAGTCATTCCTATCAATAAACACACCCAAACTAAGTATTTCCGCATTGTTATGTACATGTATCATCACCTTTCCTATTGTTACTGTTCACAGCTTAGCTGCGTCCAGCAACTTCTATTCCATCTGACGGTAATCCACCGGAGAGATTCCCAGTTCCTCTTTAAATACCCTTGCAAAATATTTCGAATCGTTATATCCCACCTGTTCCGCTATCTCATATATCTTCAAATCAGTTCCTTTTAATAACCTTTTCGCATGGCTGATTCGAAACCGGCGTAAAAATGCTGAAAAATTCACATCCGTTTCCCTATTAAATAAAATGCTCAAGTATTCGGGGGTAATACCGAGCTTTCCCGCTACTTCTTCTAACGTGATTCCTTCCTGGTAATGTTCACGAATATAGTTGATAGCCCTTTTTATCGTA encodes:
- a CDS encoding sugar ABC transporter substrate-binding protein yields the protein MTGLMGCGREAVKEDKSLQEEEKNAKEKVVLWTYFEVDEQKAGLELLLENFNNSQDKYEASWEYKGPLTEFTKQLSIGVAEEELPDMVLIDPPDMRTYVDLGLFEDITDYVNSNYGKDEFYPAVLNSVRYDERYYGIPFSCNNVGLIYNKSLLQEAGVKPPGNWEEFREVAAALTKTGTYGFAMSAIANEQSAFQVLPWILSTGETMETLGGEGTVKALSMLQSMVEQGYMSKDCINWSQVDVTRKFIAEECAMMENGPWSLSMLEEAGMDYGIIKLPVDVTSVLITGGENMCLIKGKNIEGGLALMDYYYNSDSMLSLAEKMCHLPPQRDMAKQLKERNEVYQVFEEQMEHCISRSDYPYWSKITGRLSDAIYGVITGSMSAQDAASRIEEAIL